In Fibrobacter sp., the genomic stretch CACCTTGCAATCCGCAAGGTACAGCTTTTCGCTGTCGATGGCGAGGGTGGCGCCTTCAATCACCGCATCCCCGTTACCGGCACCGTCGCCATCGGCGTGGCATACGGCATACTTTGTCCCGGCAGGGCTTTCCGCTGCAATCTTTGCCGAGGGTTCGGCATCCTTGAGGTACACGCAGGTCCCGGCACGCTTCTGCCAACGCACCAGGTTGGCCTTCGCGTCCCGGTATTCCTCGACGCTCTTGTGCCAGTCCAGGTGTTCGGTCGAAACGCGCAGTACTACGCCCACGTCGGGCGAAATCGAAAGGGTCATCAGCTGGAAGCTTGAAAGTTCTAGAATGCTGATGCGGTCGGGCGTCTCGTCTTCGAGCAGGTCGAGCGCGGGCACGCCGAAGTTCCCGCCGATTTCGTTCTTGACACCGGCAGCCGTCAAAATGTGGCTTATCATGCTAACGGTAGAGCCCTTCCCGAGTGTTCCCGTTACACCTACGACCTTCTTGGATTTAGTTTGTTCCAAAAACAGCTGGATTTGGCTTGTCATGATGCCGCCGTTCATCTGGAACTTGAAAAGGTCCTGGCTCATCGGGTAGACGCCTGCCGAACGCACTACGGTTACGCAGTCCTTGAGCCCGTCCAGGTAGCCTTCGCCGCTGAAAGTCTTCACGTTTACGCCTGCGGGCACCTCCGGCAGGTTCACCGGGTTCTTGTCCATCACGACAATTTCCTTGATACCATTACGAACAAGGTAATTGAATGTGCTTTGGCCTTCAACGCCAAAACCTAAGACTCCAACCGGTGCGACTAATTTGCTTTGCATATAAGACCTCGTAAAATTTTCTTGTCAAAATCTAGTTTTTCGAAATACAAAAAACGAAGCCCGTTTCCTCAAAAGAAAACGGACTTCGATATACCGTCAAACTGGCTAGGCCCGAAGGGCCTGCCGGTCAAACTTATTCAGCAGCCGGAGCCGGGACTTCGGTAGCCGGTGCGGCCGGAGCGTCAGCAGCGGGGGCTGCCGGAGCATCAACTGCCGG encodes the following:
- the murD gene encoding UDP-N-acetylmuramoyl-L-alanine--D-glutamate ligase, which translates into the protein MQSKLVAPVGVLGFGVEGQSTFNYLVRNGIKEIVVMDKNPVNLPEVPAGVNVKTFSGEGYLDGLKDCVTVVRSAGVYPMSQDLFKFQMNGGIMTSQIQLFLEQTKSKKVVGVTGTLGKGSTVSMISHILTAAGVKNEIGGNFGVPALDLLEDETPDRISILELSSFQLMTLSISPDVGVVLRVSTEHLDWHKSVEEYRDAKANLVRWQKRAGTCVYLKDAEPSAKIAAESPAGTKYAVCHADGDGAGNGDAVIEGATLAIDSEKLYLADCKVRGIYQLENMAAATLACKALGIRVADAFQALKTYETLPFRMEFKGEKNGIEFFNDSYATRPDATIAATASMNRPFALILGGSEKNADFTELSNILVKERPNLKRIALIGATAERMLESLQQAGLESAGITAKIFPTLEEAFADSLAIGKGGTVIMSPACASFGLFKNYKVRGQVFDKLVAEV